The proteins below come from a single Salvelinus fontinalis isolate EN_2023a chromosome 1, ASM2944872v1, whole genome shotgun sequence genomic window:
- the LOC129859188 gene encoding solute carrier family 22 member 7-like: MKFDNVLSEINGFGQFQIMIVLIQSLSRMTLPCHFLLNNFIAAVPSHRCGISTLDDEGVFGNLTQKQRLTVSIPVQEDGTPSSCKMFPEPQFHLLSNSNGSDLATVPCQNGWVYDNSTFKSTLATEWDLVCDRKGMNKATATIFFIGVMCGAPLFGFLSDRFGRRAMLMVAYLATMVFAFTSAFSTSYVMFCIMRFFTGVTLSGISIISIVLSVEWFDIQHRTFAGVIVSLDWTGGNMLLASIAYFVNDWRWLTIAVTSPLVLAVITWWWLPESARWLLANGEKEKAHFYLEKCAKMNNRSKCMAEITPQTLTNAVRVKDEDKKYGFVDLVRTPNIRKLAICTGILWYGVAFTYYSISLNITGFGMNVYFTQFIYAAIELPGKIVVYYFLNKFGRKPGQVGTLLLTGACVFINIFVPQGLWVFRSIVGLFGKGLSEASFTIMFLYTTELYPTVVRQNGIGYTSFVGRLGVSIAPLIALLDDVWELLPAVIYALVAVGTGLVALLLPETLNVRLPEFLEDIDRPRAELDGESGNPLKQADENRNGNGTVEVT; the protein is encoded by the exons ATGAAATTTGACAATGTCCTCTCAGAAATCAATGGATTTGGTCAATTCCAAATAATGATTGTCCTGATTCAGAGCCTCTCTCGCATGACCCTGCCGTGTCACTTCTTACTGAATAACTTCATAGCTGCTGTGCCCTCTCACCGCTGTGGCATCAGCACTCTGGATGATGAGGGCGTCTTTGGGAATCTGACCCAGAAGCAGAGACTGACTGTCAGTATTCCAGTACAGGAAGATGGGACTCCAAGCTCGTGCAAGATGTTCCCAGAACCCCAGTTCCACCTCCTGTCCAACTCCAATGGCAGTGACCTAGCTACAGTCCCCTGTCAGAATGGATGGGTATATGACAACAGCACCTTCAAATCCACTCTGGCTACAGAG TGGGACCTTGTATGCGATAGAAAAGGGATGAACAAAGCGACAGCCACCATTTTCTTCATTGGAGTAATGTGTGGGGCTCCTTTATTCGGTTTCCTCAGTGACAG ATTCGGCCGGAGGGCAATGCTGATGGTGGCTTACCTAGCAACTATGGTGTTTGCTTTTACCAGTGCCTTCTCCACCTCTTATGTCATGTTTTGTATCATGAGATTTTTCACCGGAGTGACACTATCTGGAATAAGCATAATCTCCATTGTACTCA GTGTGGAATGGTTTGACATTCAACACAGGACATTTGCTGGAGTGATAGTAAGCCTGGATTGGACAGGTGGAAACATGCTGCTAGCTAGCATTGCATACTTTGTGAACGACTGGAGATGGCTGACCATAGCAGTTACCTCGCCTCTTGTCTTGGCTGTCATTACCTGGTG GTGGCTTCCAGAGTCTGCTAGGTGGCTCTTAGCGAATGGAGAAAAAGAAAAAGCCCATTTCTACCTGGAGAAATGTGCCAAGATGAACAACAGATCCAAGTGTATGGCTGAGATCACACCACAG ACCCTTACAAATGCAGTAAGAGTTAAAGATGAGGACAAGAAGTACGGTTTTGTGGACCTTGTGAGAACTCCAAATATAAGGAAACTTGCCATTTGCACAGGAATACTATG GTATGGAGTTGCGTTTACATATTACAGCATCAGCTTGAACATCACTGGGTTTGGCATGAATGTCTACTTCACCCAGTTCATATACGCTGCCATCGAGTTGCCTGGAAAGATTGTGGTCTATTATTTCTTGAACAAGTTTGGCCGAAAACCTGGACAGGTTGGGACACTGCTTTTGACTGGAGCCTGTGTCTTCATCAACATATTTGTTCCTCAAG GTTTGTGGGTGTTTCGTAGCATCGTGGGTCTTTTTGGGAAAGGCCTCTCCGAAGCATCCTTCACAATAATGTTCCTTTATACCACTGAGCTCTACCCAACAGTAGTTCG GCAGAACGGCATTGGCTACACCTCATTTGTGGGTCGGCTAGGCGTGTCCATCGCTCCCCTCATCGCCCTATTGGACGATGTGTGGGAGCTCCTACCTGCTGTGATATATGCCTTGGTGGCTGTTGGTACCGGACTAGTGGCTTTGCTTCTCCCAGAAACACTCAACGTTCGCCTGCCAGAGTTCCTCGAGGACATAGACAGACCAAG AGCGGAACTGGATGGAGAGAGTGGCAATCCACTGAAGCAAGCTGATGAAAACAGGAATGGAAATGGAACAGTTGAGGTTACATGA